A single genomic interval of Gopherus evgoodei ecotype Sinaloan lineage chromosome 11, rGopEvg1_v1.p, whole genome shotgun sequence harbors:
- the AAMP gene encoding angio-associated migratory cell protein, producing the protein MEPGSGEGGAAGALHFHGDEEIIEVVELGPPGPDDLANEMEDVDFDEEAVEGAEEQAWETEEEDEGVEDGMEAQDDSEVTFSEHSASVFCVSLDPTTNTLAVTGGEDDKAFVWRLSDGERLFECSGHKDSVTCAGFSHDSLFVATGDMSGLIKVWQVDTKEEIWSFEVGDLEWMEWHPQAHVLLAGTADGNSWMWKIPSGECKTFQGPGCPATCGRVLPDGKRAVVGYEDGTVRIWDLKQGSSLHVLKGQDGHQGPLTCVTSNKDGSLVMTGSVDCHAKLVNSATGKVVCVFKMESAASKPPAGEAESNSVESLGFCNVMPLAAVGYLDGTLAIYDISTQSLRQRCQHESGIVQLLWEDSAPVVYTCSLDGAVRLWDARSGKMISEYRGHSAEILDFAVNKDASIVVTTSGDHQAKVFCVQRPDR; encoded by the exons ATGGAGCCCGGGAGCGGGGAGGGCGGCGCCGCGGGCGCGTTGCACTTCCACGGGGACGAGGAGATCATCGaggtggtggagctgggcccgCCCGGCCCCG ACGACCTGGCCAATGAGATGGAAGATGTGGATTTTGACGAGGAGGCCGTCGAAGGGGCTGAGGAGCAGGCCTGGGAGACGGAGGAGGAAGACGAGGGGGTGGAAGATGGCATGGAGGCCCAGGATGACAGCGAGGTCACTTTCTCTGAGCACTCAG CCTCCGTTTTCTGCGTGAGCCTCGATCCCACGACCAACACCCTGGCAGTGACGGGCGGGGAGGATGACAAGGCCTTCGTATGGCGGCTGAGTGATGGTGAACGCCTGTTTGAGTGCTCAG GTCACAAGGACTCCGTCACCTGCGCAGGTTTCAGCCATGACTCCCTGTTTGTGGCCACAGGCGACATGAGCGGGCTGATCAAAGTGTGGCAGGTGGACACAAAGGAAGAGATCTGGTCGTTCGAAGTGGGTGACTTGGAG tgGATGGAGTGGCACCCTCAGGCCCACGTCCTGCTGGCGGGCACAGCTGATGGGAACTCCTGGATGTGGAAGATTCCCAGCGGCGAGTGCAAGACCTTCCAGGGGCCGGGCTGCCCGGCCACCTGCGGCAGGGTCCTTCCTGAcg GGAAGAGAGCGGTGGTTGGCTATGAGGACGGGACTGTGCGGATCTGGGACCTGAAGCAGGGAAGCTCGCTGCACGTTCTTAAAG GTCAGGATGGGCATCAGGGCCCCTTGACATGCGTGACCAGCAATAAAGATGGCAGCCTGGTCATGACCGGGTCCGTGGATTGTCACGCCAAGCTGGTGAACTCGGCCACCGGCAAG GTGGTCTGTGTGTTTAAGATGGAAAGTGCAGCCTCAAAGCCTCCAGCGGGGGAGGCCGAATCGAACTCGGTCGAGTCCCTGGGCTTCTGCAATGT GATGCCGCTGGCGGCCGTGGGCTACCTGGACGGGACCTTGGCCATTTACGACATCTCCACGCAAAGCCTGAGGCAGAGGTGTCAGCACGAG TCGGGGATCGTGCAGCTGCTGTGGGAGGACAGCGCGCCCGTGGTCTACACCTGCAGTCTGGACGGGGCCGTGCGCTTGTGGGACGCTCGCTCGGGGAAGATGATCAGCGAGTATCGGGGCCATTCGGCCGAAATCCTGGACTTCGCCGTCAACAA GGATGCGTCCATAGTGGTGACAACGTCCGGGGATCACCAAGCCAAAGTGTTCTGCGTGCAGCGCCCGGATCGTTAG